A part of Leishmania infantum JPCM5 genome chromosome 13 genomic DNA contains:
- a CDS encoding putative small Rab GTP binding protein, producing the protein MSSIGRAPTTTAGASASTRKFKLVLLGESGVGKSSVVQRLMKNAFSEKLNSTVGASFFRYTCNVDDDTAVHFDIWDTAGQERFKSLASMYYRGAAAALVVFDIISADTFEKARYWIRELQANSPETIVMLVGNKKDLESERQVSLADAQQCAVEMGAMYHETSARSGDGVQDAFHAVAAKLIETNSTFNVRKGGVMCHAENAAPRQENRCC; encoded by the coding sequence ATGTCATCCATCGGTCGCGccccgacgacgacggcggggGCTTCCGCTTCGACACGGAAGTTCAAACTAGTCCTGCTCGGGGAGAGTGGCGTCGGCAAGTCGTCCGTCGTGCAGCGTCTCATGAAGAATGCCTTTAGCGAGAAGCTGAACAGCACCGTCGGCGCCTCCTTCTTTCGGTACACGTGCAACGTGGACGACGACACCGCCGTTCACTTCGATATATGGGACACGGCAGGGCAGGAGCGCTTTAAGAGTTTAGCTTCTATGTACTaccgcggtgccgctgcggcgctcgtCGTGTTCGACATTATCTCCGCCGATACGTTCGAGAAGGCAAGGTACTGGATTCGCGAGCTGCAAGCCAACTCGCCCGAGACGATTGTGATGCTGGTAGGCAACAAGAAGGACTTGGAGAGCGAGCGGCAGGTTTCTTTGGCagatgcgcagcagtgcgcggTGGAGATGGGTGCCATGTACCACGAGACtagcgcgcgcagcggcgacggggtTCAGGATGCGTTCCATGCCGTCGCTGCGAAACTGATCGAGACAAACAGCACCTTCAACGTGCGCAAGGGCGGTGTTATGTGCCACGCAGAGAACGCGGCACCGCGTCAAGAGAATCGATGCTGCTAG